The DNA region TTGATGCTGTTGTAATTAGTACGCCAGACCATTGGCATTCGCAACCCGCTATTGAAGCTGCGTTAGCTGGAAAAGATGTTTATTTGCAAAAACCCACCTCATTAACCCTAGAAGAAGGAAGGTTATTAAGTGATATAATTCAAAAGAAAGGATCTATTTTGCAAGTAGGTACGCAACAACGTTCTATGCCTCAATTCAGAATTGCAGCTGAATTAGTAAGAAATGGTAGAATTGGAAAACTGCATACGGTAAAGGTAGGATTGCCTGGAGATCCTTCAGGACCTGAAGCACCTAAAATGCCAGTACCCTCAAATTTGAATTATGACATGTGGTTAGGGCAAACCCCCTTAATGGATTATACGGAAATTGGTGTGCATCCACAACAAGGATATGGCAGGCCGGGTTGGCTAAGAATAGAGCAATTTGGTGCAGGAATGATTACAGGTTGGGGGCAGCATCATTACGATTCTGCAGCTTGGGGTATGGATACCGAATTAACCGGACCAATTTCTATTGAAGCTATAGCTGAATTCCCAAAATCAGGATTGTGGAGCGTTCATGGCGATTTTATGGCAAAAGCAGAATATAAAAACGGAATAACCATGTACACCAGTGGCGGTTATACTAACGGTATTAAATATATAGGTACTGATGGCTGGGTATTTGTATCGCGTGGTGCTTATACGGCATCTGCATCTGATCCCGTTGCAAAAGAAAAAAGTTCAAAAGCGTTATCAGCTAGCGATCCAAAAATATTGGAATCCGTTATTGGCTCTAATGAAATTCATCTATATAAAAGCGATGAACAACATGGCAATTGGTTAGAGTGTATTGAAAGTAGAAAAGCTCCAATCTCACCAGTAGAAATTGGACATAGAGCCTGCTCGGTTTGCTTAATAACGCATATTGCTATGAAATTAGGAAGAAAATTAAATTGGAATCCAGATACCGAGAGATTCCTTAATGATGACGAAGCGAATAAGATGTTATCACGTCCGCAACGTAAACCTTATGGTGTAAACAATATAAAAGGTATTTAAAAATGAAGTTTGATAAGTATCTGCTAATACTATTTTTTTTAGTTTTTCTTTCTTGTAAGAATGATAAACAACATATGGATAAACACTCAAATAATGAAGTTTTAGAAAAAGAAAGAGAAGTGACCTTAATTACGTTGAATCCGGGTCACTTTCACGCCGCTTTGGTTCAAAAGTCTATGTATAGTGGAGTTAATGATACCGTATATGTTTATGGGCCTGAAGGAAGTGATATAGATAATCATTTAAAACTAATTGATGGGTTTAATGATCGTGAAAAGAATCCTACAAATTGGACAGAAGAGGTTTACCGTGGTAGTGATTTTCTAAAAAAGATGATTGAAGAAAGAAAGGGAAATGTGATGGTTGTTTCGGGTAAAAACAATAAGAAAATAGATTATATTAATGCTGCCATTGATGCTGATATCCATGTCTATGCAGATAAACCTTTAGTAATAAATCCTGAAGGGTTTTTGGAATTAGAAGAGGCTTTTAAAAGGGCTCAATCTAAAGAGTTATTGATTTACGATGTAATGACGGAACGGTTTGAAATTACTACAATTTTGCAAAGAGAACTTTCTATGATTTCTGAAGTTTTTGGAACATTAATAGATGGTACGCCTGAAAATCCTGCCATTACAAAAGAAAGTGTACATCATTTTTCAAAAAATGTTGCTGGTAAGCCGTTGATTAGACCCGCTTGGTTTTTTGATACTGAACAACGTGGACAAGGCTTGACTGATGTTTCTACTCATTTAGTTGATCTAATTCAGTGGGAAGCTTTTCCAAATCAAACCCTAAAGAAATCCGATATTGAAATATTGAATGTGAAACATTGGGCTACAACGTTGAGCATAGAAATGTTTAAAAAAGTTACGGGAGCAAACGATTATCCAGAATATTTAACTAAAGATGTTGAAGGGGATAAACTTAAAATTTATTGCAATGGCTCTATACTTTATAAAATAAAAGGAAAAGTTGCCAAAACGTCTGTAATTTGGGATTTTGAAGCTCCTAAAGGAGCTGGTGATACACATTATAGTATAATGAGAGGTACAACTTCCGATTTAATTATTAAACAGGGAACTGAAGAAAATTATAAGCCGCAGCTCTATGTTAAGCGAAACGAAAATACGGACAAAGCCGACTTTGAAAACCAATTAAAAAAGGCTATTGGCGTTACTTTGGGCAAAAAATATTCTGGATTGGAATTAAAACCTATCGATGATTTTACGTACGCGGTGAATGTACCCGATAAATACAAAATCGGGCATGAAGCACATTTTGAACAGGTAACCAAAAACTTTTTAAAATATTTAAAATCAGGCACTATGCCTAAATGGGAAGTGCCCAATATGATTGTAAAATACTACACAACGACCGAGGCTTTAAAACGAGTTGAAAGTGAAAAAAAAGTAGATTGATTCAATAATTAAATCTTTGAAAAAGAGAAATCATTTCGGAATAATACTCAATAATAAAGTCAATAAAAAAGGCTTTGTAAAAAAGATTTTATCTGGCGATGCTCCCAATCAGTTAGCATTTTTTAATAAACAAAGAGGAATATTGTTTTCTGATTTGGCAATTGCCGATTTTATTGAAAAAGAACATAAACATCATACTATTGAAATAACACAATCAGAAAATAGACAATTAAAAACATTTTCTTCAGGCGAACGGCGTAAAGCCTATTTGGAGTATTGCTTAAATCAAGATCCTGATTATATTATTTTTGATAACCCTTTTGACCACTTAGACCATCAATCGCGAATAGATTTGTCAAATAGGCTATTAGAATTGTCCAAAACTATTTCAATAATTCAATTGACTAATCGTAAAGAAAGTTTCTTGCCATTTATAAATAACAAGTGGCTCATTGAAGACAATTCCTTTCAGTTATCCGAAATTAACGAAGTCGCACAGGTAATACAGAATACTTTTAAATCTGACGTTCCAAGTTCGTTATTGTCTTTTAATGAGCAATGTAAAAGCATCGTAAAATTTGATAAAGTTTCGGTCAGTTATGACGAAAAGCCCATCATTAGAGACATTACTTGGGAAGTTAAGAAAGGGGAGTTTTGGCAATTAATTGGCCCAAATGGTTCTGGAAAAAGTACTATTTTATCATTAATTACCGGCGATAATCCGAAAGCTTACGGTCAAAACATTACTATTTTTGACAAAAAGAAAGGTAGTGGAGAGAGTATTTGGGATTTAAAAAAGAAGATAGGTCATTTTTCTACCAATTTAACGGAGTTATTTAAAAGAAACCATACTGTTAATCAAATGATTTTATCTGGATTCTATGATTCTATTGGATTATACAGAGAACCATCGGATTTACAGCAACAAAAAGTAGCACAATGGCTTGAGGTTATTAAAATGAGTCATTTAAAAAACACGTACTTTAATAGTTTAACATTAGGGCAACAACGCTTAATTCTAATTGTTAGAGCCTTGGTAAAACAACCTCCGTTATTAATATTAGATGAGCCTGTAGAAGGTCTAGACCAAGAGAATGCAAAGTTGGTAACGCAATTAATAAATACCTTAATTAATAGTACTAAAATAACCGTACTTTATGTTTCTCATACTGTTGAAAAATCATTGTTTCCAACTAATATTTACGAACTAATTCCATCTAAAAATGGTTCAATCGGGCAATTAAAATTTTAGTTATTCAATAAAAAAGACTTAATTTTGGTCAAGATTTCAAGCATTTGACCTAAAGAGTAATTAATTAGAGTACATTAGTATTAAAACAGATTAACATCACTTATGTTAGCATCATTATCCATTAAAAATTATGCCTTAATTGATTATTTGGAAGTAGATTTTCAAAAAGGCTTCTCAATTATTACTGGAGAAACGGGTGCTGGAAAATCAATCCTTTTAGGAGCATTGGGGCTTATTCTGGGTAAACGAGCAGACTTATCAAGCCTAAAAAACGAAGAGGAAAAATGTATAATTGAAGGTGAATTTTTTATTGATAAATTCAATTTAAAATCTTTTTTTGAGGGACACGATTTAGACTTTGAACCACAAACTATCATTAGACGTGAAATTTTACCGAGTGGAAAATCACGTGCCTTTATTAATGATACACCAACAACACTTTCTGTATTAACCGATCTTAGCGATAAATTGATTGATGTACATTCGCAGCATCAAACATTGCAATTGGCAAATAATGCTTTTCAGTTTTTGGTAATTGATGCTTTGGCGGATAATTCAAAGACCTTAATTTCTTACAAGAAAGGTTTGGTGCTTTATAAAAAACTAAATAAAGAACTAGAAGAAATAGTAAACCGTCAAACGGAAGCTCAAAGTCAACACGATTATAATTCTTTTCTGCTGAATGAATTAATTGATGCTGATTTTAAAGTAGATGAGCAGGAGTTTTTAGAAGAAACGTTAGAAAAACTGAATAATGTTGAAGAAATTAAATTACTCTTAACAGAAGCTAAGCAGTTGGTTGATATTGAAGAGGTTGGCCTAAGTGATAGCTTACAAAAATATGCTGGTATTTTTCAAAAATTGAGGAAGTACAGCAAAGTATATGAAAATTTATCAGAACGGGTTGCAAGTTTAAAAATTGACTTTGAAGATATTTCAAACGAATTGGAGAACAGTAACGATGGTATAGATTACAGTCCTCAGGAAATTGAAAAATATAATGATCGACTTCAGTTGCTGTACAATTTGCAAAAAAAGCACCAAGTAAATACCATTCAAGATTTATTAGAGAAAAAACAAATTTTAGAAGTAAAAGTAAGTGCCGTTGAAAATGCAGATGAAATTGTAAAGTTAAAACAAAGTGAAATTTTAGAAGTAGAAAAACAGTTAAATTCAAGTTCGGAAATTTTACATAGCAACAGAAAGAAAGCAATTCCAGAATTAATTAAACAATTGGAGGCGTTACTGAATAAATTAGAAATGCCTAATACTTCTTTTAGAATTAACCTTAAAAAAAGCGAAACCTTTTTTGGTAATGGTAAAGATGAACTGGAATTTTTAATTTCCACAAATAAA from Aureibaculum sp. 2308TA14-22 includes:
- a CDS encoding Gfo/Idh/MocA family protein codes for the protein MQRRNFIKKTSVAGAATFLAPTILPSGILGKTTANKKINIGQIGCGRIARDHDMPGVMQYDNARLIAVCDVDSNRMKDAKELVENYYRKKTGSNKAVDVKMYGDYKDMLKNKDIDAVVISTPDHWHSQPAIEAALAGKDVYLQKPTSLTLEEGRLLSDIIQKKGSILQVGTQQRSMPQFRIAAELVRNGRIGKLHTVKVGLPGDPSGPEAPKMPVPSNLNYDMWLGQTPLMDYTEIGVHPQQGYGRPGWLRIEQFGAGMITGWGQHHYDSAAWGMDTELTGPISIEAIAEFPKSGLWSVHGDFMAKAEYKNGITMYTSGGYTNGIKYIGTDGWVFVSRGAYTASASDPVAKEKSSKALSASDPKILESVIGSNEIHLYKSDEQHGNWLECIESRKAPISPVEIGHRACSVCLITHIAMKLGRKLNWNPDTERFLNDDEANKMLSRPQRKPYGVNNIKGI
- a CDS encoding putative oxidoreductase C-terminal domain-containing protein — encoded protein: MDKHSNNEVLEKEREVTLITLNPGHFHAALVQKSMYSGVNDTVYVYGPEGSDIDNHLKLIDGFNDREKNPTNWTEEVYRGSDFLKKMIEERKGNVMVVSGKNNKKIDYINAAIDADIHVYADKPLVINPEGFLELEEAFKRAQSKELLIYDVMTERFEITTILQRELSMISEVFGTLIDGTPENPAITKESVHHFSKNVAGKPLIRPAWFFDTEQRGQGLTDVSTHLVDLIQWEAFPNQTLKKSDIEILNVKHWATTLSIEMFKKVTGANDYPEYLTKDVEGDKLKIYCNGSILYKIKGKVAKTSVIWDFEAPKGAGDTHYSIMRGTTSDLIIKQGTEENYKPQLYVKRNENTDKADFENQLKKAIGVTLGKKYSGLELKPIDDFTYAVNVPDKYKIGHEAHFEQVTKNFLKYLKSGTMPKWEVPNMIVKYYTTTEALKRVESEKKVD
- a CDS encoding ATP-binding cassette domain-containing protein, whose protein sequence is MKKRNHFGIILNNKVNKKGFVKKILSGDAPNQLAFFNKQRGILFSDLAIADFIEKEHKHHTIEITQSENRQLKTFSSGERRKAYLEYCLNQDPDYIIFDNPFDHLDHQSRIDLSNRLLELSKTISIIQLTNRKESFLPFINNKWLIEDNSFQLSEINEVAQVIQNTFKSDVPSSLLSFNEQCKSIVKFDKVSVSYDEKPIIRDITWEVKKGEFWQLIGPNGSGKSTILSLITGDNPKAYGQNITIFDKKKGSGESIWDLKKKIGHFSTNLTELFKRNHTVNQMILSGFYDSIGLYREPSDLQQQKVAQWLEVIKMSHLKNTYFNSLTLGQQRLILIVRALVKQPPLLILDEPVEGLDQENAKLVTQLINTLINSTKITVLYVSHTVEKSLFPTNIYELIPSKNGSIGQLKF
- the recN gene encoding DNA repair protein RecN; this translates as MLASLSIKNYALIDYLEVDFQKGFSIITGETGAGKSILLGALGLILGKRADLSSLKNEEEKCIIEGEFFIDKFNLKSFFEGHDLDFEPQTIIRREILPSGKSRAFINDTPTTLSVLTDLSDKLIDVHSQHQTLQLANNAFQFLVIDALADNSKTLISYKKGLVLYKKLNKELEEIVNRQTEAQSQHDYNSFLLNELIDADFKVDEQEFLEETLEKLNNVEEIKLLLTEAKQLVDIEEVGLSDSLQKYAGIFQKLRKYSKVYENLSERVASLKIDFEDISNELENSNDGIDYSPQEIEKYNDRLQLLYNLQKKHQVNTIQDLLEKKQILEVKVSAVENADEIVKLKQSEILEVEKQLNSSSEILHSNRKKAIPELIKQLEALLNKLEMPNTSFRINLKKSETFFGNGKDELEFLISTNKGSSFETLKKIASGGEMSRIMLAVKSILCNYSSLPTIIFDEIDTGVSGEVSNRIATVMSAMSKEMQVIAITHLPQIAAKGKYHFKVYKTDKDKKTSTNIKQLSEAERIQELAEMLSGKDIAETAVVHAKQLLDQ